One part of the Ziziphus jujuba cultivar Dongzao chromosome 2, ASM3175591v1 genome encodes these proteins:
- the LOC107418279 gene encoding uncharacterized protein LOC107418279: MQDPIGIPACFSSGEKLSDDPAAVTRSGQSVFMSVYRTKIADQCRLITVTWCKNLLVHGLSVSVEGPNGESQYTCKVELKPWYFWRKHGSKRFMVDGKAVDIFWDLKAAKFNGETEPNSEYYVAVVCNGEVVLLLGDLKKDAYRKTGCRPALIDPILVSRKEHIFGKKKFITRAKFHEKGRFHEISIECKNRATSCSGNTDNGNSLNGFEPEMEIRIDGYLVIHVKHLQWKFRGNESIHVNKLRIEVYWDVHDWLFNPGLRHALFIFKPSLLSTSSSSLSSTSSSSPPLSSSLTSTPLSSQIGSSGSVVEGFNGSGSSEFCLFLYAWKVE; this comes from the coding sequence ATGCAAGACCCAATTGGCATCCCTGCTTGTTTCTCATCCGGAGAGAAGCTAAGTGATGACCCAGCAGCTGTAACAAGGTCAGGCCAAAGTGTTTTCATGTCTGTTTATAGAACAAAGATTGCTGATCAGTGCCGCTTGATCACAGTCACTTGGTGCAAGAATTTACTAGTCCACGGACTATCTGTCTCTGTGGAAGGTCCAAATGGGGAAAGCCAGTACACCTGCAAAGTTGAGCTTAAACCATGGTATTTCTGGAGGAAACATGGGTCAAAGCGTTTTATGGTTGATGGTAAAGCAGTAGATATTTTCTGGGACCTCAAAGCTGCAAAATTCAATGGTGAAACTGAGCCAAACTCAGAGTATTATGTTGCAGTTGTTTGCAATGGAGAGGTTGTATTGCTACTCGGTGATCTGAAAAAAGATGCTTATAGGAAAACTGGTTGTAGACCTGCTCTGATCGATCCCATATTGGTTTCCAGAAAAGAGCATATATTCGGTAAGAAAAAGTTCATCACCAGAGCCAAATTCCATGAAAAAGGTAGATTCCATGAAATCTCAATCGAGTGCAAAAATAGAGCTACAAGCTGCAGTGGGAACACTGACAATGGCAATTCGTTAAATGGGTTTGAACCAGAAATGGAGATCAGGATCGATGGCTACTTAGTCATTCATGTCAAGCACCTTCAGTGGAAGTTCAGAGGTAATGAATCAATACATGTCAATAAATTAAGAATAGAGGTTTACTGGGATGTCCATGATTGGCTATTCAATCCAGGTTTAAGACATGCTCTGTTCATTTTCAAGCCGAGTTTGTTATCAACATCTTCATCATCTCTCtcttcaacatcatcatcatcaccaccatTGTCTTCTTCATTGACATCGACACCATTGTCATCTCAAATAGGAAGTTCAGGTTCAGTAGTAGAAGGGTTTAATGGAAGTGGGTCATCTGAGTTTTGCTTGTTTCTATATGCTTGGAAGGTTGAATGA